One region of Streptococcus parasanguinis genomic DNA includes:
- the msrB gene encoding peptide-methionine (R)-S-oxide reductase MsrB, with protein sequence METKWKVFAILLVGLLFIGFFFFSKGSNGMDQSETSTEMIKKASMSQTPVAKRETNETVDPKDQREIYLAGGCFWGVEEYFSRVPGVIDAVSGYANGKGETTKYELVPQTGHAETVHITYNVKKVSLKELLLHYFRIIDPTSKNRQGNDQGTQYRTGVYYVSQEDLPTINQVFEEVAKKYDKPLAVEKEPLTNFIKAEDYHQDYLKKHPNGYCHIDVNQASYPVIDASRYSKPSDEEIKKKLSPEEYAVTQKNDTERAFSNRYWDQFDAGIYVDVVTGEPLFSSKDKFDSGCGWPSFSRPISPDVAIYKEDKSFNMTRTEVRSRVGNSHLGHVFTDGPKEKGGLRYCINSLSITFIPKAEMKEKGYGYLLDYV encoded by the coding sequence ATGGAAACAAAGTGGAAAGTGTTTGCTATCCTTCTCGTTGGCTTACTATTCATTGGTTTCTTTTTCTTTAGTAAGGGATCAAACGGAATGGATCAATCAGAAACAAGCACTGAGATGATTAAAAAAGCATCGATGAGTCAGACTCCAGTAGCCAAAAGGGAAACAAATGAAACGGTTGATCCAAAGGATCAGCGTGAAATTTATTTGGCTGGTGGTTGCTTCTGGGGCGTAGAGGAATATTTCTCCCGTGTTCCAGGTGTGATTGATGCTGTATCAGGCTATGCCAATGGAAAGGGAGAAACGACCAAGTATGAATTGGTCCCTCAAACAGGGCATGCCGAAACAGTTCACATCACTTACAATGTCAAGAAGGTATCTCTGAAAGAATTGCTCCTGCATTATTTCCGGATTATCGACCCAACGTCGAAGAATCGACAAGGAAATGATCAAGGAACACAATACCGAACAGGTGTCTATTATGTCTCTCAAGAAGACCTTCCAACTATTAACCAAGTCTTTGAAGAGGTAGCAAAAAAATACGACAAACCGTTAGCGGTGGAAAAAGAGCCACTGACTAATTTCATCAAGGCTGAGGACTACCACCAGGATTATCTAAAGAAACATCCGAATGGGTACTGCCATATCGATGTCAATCAGGCTTCTTATCCTGTTATTGATGCTAGTCGCTACTCTAAGCCAAGCGATGAGGAAATCAAAAAGAAGTTATCTCCTGAAGAGTATGCGGTGACACAAAAAAATGATACCGAACGGGCCTTCTCCAATCGTTACTGGGATCAGTTTGATGCCGGTATTTATGTAGATGTCGTGACTGGTGAGCCCCTCTTCTCCTCTAAGGATAAATTTGATTCTGGTTGTGGTTGGCCAAGTTTCAGTCGTCCTATTAGTCCTGATGTGGCCATCTATAAGGAGGATAAGAGTTTCAATATGACTCGGACAGAAGTTCGGAGCCGTGTAGGAAATTCTCATCTGGGCCATGTTTTTACCGATGGTCCCAAGGAAAAAGGCGGTCTTCGCTATTGCATCAATAGTTTGTCTATTACCTTCATTCCCAAAGCAGAAATGAAAGAAAAGGGCTACGGTTATTTATTAGACTATGTCTGA
- a CDS encoding response regulator transcription factor, whose translation MYAIMIVEDEELIRQGLTSLVDYEQFGMTVINQAENGREAWEKFQEQPADILLTDINMPQMNGLDLAHLVKEQSPSCHIIFLTGYDDFEFARKAIKLGADDYLLKPFSKDDIEEMLAKVKGKLDQERKKAQVEDLVSHGYSTDLEEAIHARLADSQLTLKDLAYQLGFSPSYLSVLIKKKLGLPFQEYLIQERMKKARLLLLTTDLKIYEIADQVGFEDMNYFSQRFKQVVGVTPRQYKKGEYE comes from the coding sequence ATGTATGCGATCATGATTGTGGAAGATGAAGAGCTTATCCGGCAGGGTCTGACTTCCTTAGTTGACTATGAACAGTTTGGAATGACTGTCATCAACCAGGCAGAAAATGGCCGTGAGGCCTGGGAGAAGTTTCAAGAGCAACCAGCCGATATCCTTCTAACCGATATCAATATGCCACAAATGAATGGCTTGGATCTGGCCCATCTCGTCAAAGAGCAGTCTCCGTCTTGTCATATCATTTTTTTGACCGGTTATGATGACTTTGAGTTTGCGAGGAAAGCCATCAAGTTAGGTGCAGATGATTATTTGCTGAAGCCTTTTTCAAAAGATGATATTGAAGAGATGTTAGCAAAGGTGAAGGGAAAACTCGATCAAGAGCGAAAAAAGGCGCAAGTCGAAGATTTGGTCAGTCATGGTTATTCGACTGACTTGGAAGAAGCCATTCATGCTCGTTTAGCAGATTCCCAGTTAACCCTGAAGGATTTGGCCTATCAACTTGGTTTCAGTCCCTCGTATCTAAGTGTATTGATCAAGAAAAAATTGGGACTCCCCTTCCAAGAATACCTCATCCAAGAGCGAATGAAGAAGGCTCGCCTCTTGCTTCTCACGACAGACTTAAAGATTTATGAGATCGCCGATCAGGTTGGTTTTGAAGATATGAACTATTTTTCTCAACGCTTTAAGCAGGTTGTTGGGGTGACACCAAGGCAGTACAAAAAAGGAGAGTATGAATGA
- a CDS encoding cache domain-containing sensor histidine kinase has product MKRYPLLIQLVLYFFLFILLLFGLIGSLYYQTSSGTIRQQTERTTRNSIDQSSQFITSYLKKLKQTTTVLSQEQAVRQFAQDKSANQETVQHLMRTMIETDPDLVSAVLVTKDGRLVATDSKISMQTSSDMMNESWYQEAIKERAMPVLTPARKESLTSEKEKWVVSITQEVVDQTGQNLGVVRLDIGYDSLQAYLDHLQLGKQGFSFIINQKHEFVYHPKKAVYSSSQEMQAMQPYIAVTDGYAKGGQNFIYQVPIPDSDWTLIGVASLEGLQMLQSQLLYSFIGLGLLALIMCLIGIGFVLRLWIKPLRDLQTIILRIGAGDAHVRAAAKGSPELVDLAQAFNAMLDQIDHLMQQVKEEEQNARRYELRALSAQINPHFLYNTLDTIVWMAEFNDSQRVVDITKSLAQYFRLALNQGQEQILLRDEIDHVRQYLFIQKQRYGEKLNYEILEDERLGDYQLPKLVLQPLVENAIYHGIKEIDRPGLIRVTTEVSGDYACVSIFDNGRGFDRSGSTDQTLLRLGGVGLKNVDQRLHLQFGEAYHMEIDSKANSYTKITLYLPLSSSDEHV; this is encoded by the coding sequence ATGAAACGATATCCCTTGCTGATCCAGCTGGTCCTCTACTTTTTTCTCTTCATTCTCTTGCTGTTTGGTCTTATCGGTAGCCTTTACTATCAAACGAGTTCAGGGACGATCCGCCAGCAAACAGAGCGGACGACAAGAAATAGTATCGATCAAAGCAGTCAGTTTATCACCTCCTATCTAAAAAAATTAAAGCAGACCACGACGGTTCTTAGCCAGGAACAGGCTGTTCGCCAATTTGCCCAAGACAAGAGTGCGAATCAAGAAACAGTTCAGCACTTGATGCGAACGATGATTGAAACAGATCCGGACTTGGTCTCAGCGGTCTTGGTGACCAAGGATGGACGTCTGGTAGCGACAGATTCCAAAATCAGTATGCAGACTTCCTCAGATATGATGAATGAAAGCTGGTATCAGGAGGCGATTAAGGAAAGAGCCATGCCAGTTTTGACGCCAGCTCGAAAGGAATCCTTGACTTCGGAAAAAGAAAAATGGGTGGTTTCTATTACCCAAGAAGTGGTCGATCAGACTGGTCAAAATCTCGGAGTAGTACGCTTGGATATTGGCTATGATAGCCTTCAGGCTTACTTGGATCACCTTCAACTAGGGAAACAAGGCTTTAGTTTTATCATTAATCAAAAGCATGAGTTTGTCTACCATCCTAAAAAGGCGGTCTATTCCTCCAGCCAAGAAATGCAGGCCATGCAGCCCTATATTGCTGTGACAGATGGTTATGCAAAAGGAGGGCAGAATTTTATCTATCAGGTTCCAATTCCAGATAGTGATTGGACCTTGATTGGAGTGGCTTCGCTTGAAGGACTTCAGATGCTTCAGTCGCAGCTTCTTTACTCTTTCATTGGCCTAGGATTACTAGCTTTGATCATGTGTTTAATAGGGATTGGCTTTGTTCTGCGTTTGTGGATCAAACCCTTACGAGACCTTCAAACCATCATTTTGAGGATTGGAGCAGGAGATGCTCACGTGAGAGCTGCAGCCAAAGGATCTCCAGAATTAGTGGACCTCGCTCAAGCTTTTAATGCCATGTTGGACCAAATCGATCACCTTATGCAACAGGTCAAGGAAGAGGAACAGAACGCACGGCGGTACGAGTTGCGGGCACTTTCTGCTCAGATAAATCCGCATTTCCTCTACAATACCTTGGATACGATTGTCTGGATGGCAGAGTTTAATGATAGTCAGCGCGTGGTCGACATCACTAAGTCTCTGGCTCAATATTTTCGACTGGCTCTCAACCAAGGCCAGGAGCAAATCCTACTGAGAGATGAAATTGACCATGTCCGCCAATATCTTTTCATTCAGAAGCAACGTTATGGTGAAAAGCTCAACTATGAAATTCTAGAAGATGAACGGTTGGGCGACTATCAGCTCCCCAAATTAGTGCTTCAACCCTTAGTGGAAAATGCGATTTACCATGGCATTAAAGAGATCGATCGGCCAGGTCTCATTCGAGTGACAACTGAAGTCAGTGGAGACTACGCCTGCGTATCGATTTTTGACAATGGACGAGGCTTTGACCGATCAGGATCAACAGACCAAACCCTTCTTCGTTTAGGAGGTGTTGGCTTGAAAAATGTGGACCAACGATTGCATCTTCAATTTGGCGAAGCCTATCATATGGAGATTGATTCTAAGGCAAATAGCTATACAAAAATCACTCTTTATTTGCCCCTTTCATCATCTGATGAACATGTATAG
- a CDS encoding YutD family protein translates to MRKEIDPELYNYNKFPGPVFRQVGDQILSENLSFELLKNEKEAFDATVFGQRFSEILTKFDYIVGDWSNEQLRLRGFYKEERDVATMDKLSRLDDYLLEYCSYGCAYFVLENKEPHRASFDKKSPVKKAQSEEREPKKRSRNRKQKDRFQKRERDKGQSANNSKKTRPSAETKKTTKTDNKRHFVIRQKEE, encoded by the coding sequence ATGCGAAAAGAGATTGACCCTGAATTATATAATTACAATAAATTTCCTGGACCTGTGTTTCGTCAGGTAGGAGACCAGATCCTTTCAGAAAACCTCTCCTTTGAGTTGTTAAAAAATGAGAAGGAAGCTTTTGATGCGACTGTTTTTGGTCAGCGATTTTCTGAGATTTTAACCAAGTTTGATTACATTGTTGGTGATTGGAGCAATGAGCAGTTGCGCTTGCGTGGCTTTTATAAGGAAGAGCGCGATGTTGCAACGATGGATAAATTAAGTCGCTTAGACGATTATTTGTTAGAATATTGTAGCTATGGTTGTGCTTATTTTGTCCTTGAAAATAAGGAGCCCCATCGTGCTTCTTTTGATAAGAAATCACCGGTCAAAAAAGCTCAATCAGAAGAAAGAGAGCCGAAGAAGCGTTCGCGCAATCGCAAACAAAAAGATCGTTTCCAAAAACGAGAACGCGACAAGGGACAGTCAGCCAATAACTCGAAAAAAACAAGACCGTCTGCTGAGACCAAAAAAACAACGAAGACAGACAACAAACGTCATTTTGTGATTCGACAAAAAGAGGAGTAA
- the rlmN gene encoding 23S rRNA (adenine(2503)-C(2))-methyltransferase RlmN, translated as MKPSIYSLTRQDMIDWAEENGEKKFRAAQIWEWLYRKRVQSFEEMTNLSKDLIAKLNDQFVVNPLKQRIVQESADGTVKYLFELPDGMLIETVLMRQHYGLSVCVTTQVGCNIGCTFCASGLIKKQRDLNNGEIVSQIMLVQKYFDERGQDERVSHIVVMGIGEPFDNYNNVLKFIRTVNDDKGLAIGARHITVSTSGLAHKIRDFANEGVQVNLAVSLHAPNNDLRSSIMKINRAFPIEKLFAAIEYYIETTNRRVTFEYIMLNEVNDGVEQALELAELLKNIKKLSYVNLIPYNPVSEHDQYSRSPKERVMAFYDTLKKQGVNCVVRQEHGTDIDAACGQLRSNTMKRDREKAIVEHAQP; from the coding sequence ATGAAACCATCCATTTATAGTTTAACACGCCAAGATATGATTGATTGGGCGGAAGAAAACGGGGAAAAGAAATTCCGTGCAGCACAAATCTGGGAATGGCTCTATCGCAAACGCGTCCAGTCCTTCGAAGAAATGACCAATCTTTCTAAGGACTTGATTGCGAAGTTAAATGATCAATTTGTCGTCAACCCACTTAAGCAACGGATCGTGCAAGAGTCAGCAGACGGGACGGTCAAGTACCTCTTTGAATTGCCAGACGGCATGTTGATTGAAACTGTCTTGATGCGTCAGCACTATGGATTATCTGTCTGTGTAACGACTCAAGTAGGATGCAATATCGGTTGTACCTTCTGTGCTTCTGGTTTGATCAAAAAACAACGCGATTTGAACAATGGTGAAATCGTGTCTCAAATCATGTTGGTCCAAAAATACTTTGACGAACGTGGCCAAGATGAACGGGTCAGCCATATCGTTGTCATGGGGATCGGAGAACCATTTGACAACTATAACAATGTCTTGAAATTTATCCGGACGGTCAACGATGACAAGGGATTAGCGATTGGTGCTCGCCATATTACAGTGTCAACTTCTGGTTTGGCTCATAAAATTCGTGACTTTGCAAATGAAGGTGTGCAGGTCAATTTGGCAGTGTCCCTTCATGCTCCAAACAATGACTTGCGCTCTAGCATCATGAAGATCAACCGGGCCTTTCCAATTGAAAAATTGTTTGCGGCGATTGAATACTATATTGAGACTACGAACCGTCGGGTGACCTTTGAGTACATCATGCTCAATGAAGTCAATGATGGAGTCGAGCAAGCCTTAGAGTTGGCAGAATTGCTCAAGAATATCAAGAAATTGTCTTATGTCAACTTGATTCCTTACAATCCTGTCAGTGAGCATGACCAATATAGCCGGAGTCCAAAAGAACGGGTCATGGCCTTCTATGATACCTTGAAAAAACAAGGTGTTAACTGTGTAGTGCGTCAAGAGCACGGTACAGATATTGATGCAGCCTGTGGCCAATTGCGTTCAAATACCATGAAACGGGATCGGGAGAAAGCGATTGTTGAACATGCGCAACCTTAA
- a CDS encoding VanZ family protein, translated as MRNLKQGLIDHTELTKRGRRLLRSGSFFYFILLCLMCFLPQQPEPGMETPGIQHFGRIVVLLVPLNSVMNLGQITSVIQLIKVILQNIANIFLLSPLVFQLLWLWPWLRSRKRVLCFGFVMSLWIECSQVLLDLLFDANRVFELDDLWTNTLGAYLAYLGFQYCRARLLAKNGEM; from the coding sequence ATGCGCAACCTTAAACAAGGGCTGATCGATCATACAGAACTAACAAAAAGAGGAAGAAGGCTGTTACGGAGTGGCAGCTTCTTCTATTTTATCCTTTTGTGTCTAATGTGTTTTTTGCCCCAACAGCCAGAGCCGGGTATGGAAACACCGGGTATTCAACATTTCGGTCGCATCGTCGTCCTGCTGGTTCCTCTTAATTCGGTGATGAATCTTGGTCAGATCACCAGTGTCATCCAACTCATTAAGGTCATTCTCCAAAACATAGCCAATATCTTTTTGTTAAGCCCGCTGGTCTTTCAACTTCTCTGGCTATGGCCCTGGTTGAGGAGCCGCAAACGGGTCTTGTGCTTCGGCTTTGTCATGAGCTTGTGGATTGAATGCAGCCAAGTTCTGTTAGATCTCTTGTTTGATGCCAATCGTGTCTTTGAACTAGATGATTTGTGGACCAATACCTTAGGGGCTTATCTGGCTTATCTAGGCTTTCAGTATTGCAGAGCACGATTGCTAGCAAAAAATGGAGAAATGTAA
- the trpB gene encoding tryptophan synthase subunit beta codes for MTETKGYFGQFGGSFVPEPIQNLLNQLEETFEQYKNDPEFIAEYKHYLKDYSGRETPLYFAESLTDHLGGAKIYLKREDLNHLGSHKLNNVLGQILLAKRMGKTRVIAETGAGQHGVATAAAAAKFGMACDVYMGAEDVERQRLNVFRMEMMGATVHAVETGTKTLKDAVDAAFGAWMADLDAFYVLGSAVGPHPYPTIVHEFQKVISEESKRQILEKEGRLPDYVIACVGGGSNAIGAFSEYVAEEEVGLIGVEAAGHGLDTDQHAATMTKGTIGVVDGMKTYAVFGEDGKVAPVYSISAGLDYPGVGPEHAFFKDSGRVEYVAATDDEAVEALLLLSKTEGILPAIESSHAIAEAVKRAPQLDKDKIIIINVSGRGDKDVAAIADYLEAKTAK; via the coding sequence ATGACAGAAACAAAAGGCTATTTCGGACAATTTGGTGGATCTTTCGTACCAGAACCCATTCAAAACTTGCTCAATCAATTAGAGGAAACCTTTGAACAGTATAAAAATGATCCAGAATTTATCGCAGAATACAAACATTATTTGAAAGATTATTCTGGACGCGAAACACCACTCTACTTTGCGGAAAGTTTGACAGATCATTTAGGTGGGGCAAAAATTTATTTGAAGCGCGAAGACTTGAATCACCTAGGTTCGCATAAATTAAATAACGTCTTGGGGCAAATCCTCTTGGCTAAGCGCATGGGCAAAACGCGCGTGATTGCTGAAACAGGAGCCGGTCAACACGGTGTGGCTACAGCAGCTGCAGCAGCTAAGTTTGGCATGGCCTGTGATGTCTACATGGGGGCAGAAGACGTGGAACGCCAACGCTTGAATGTCTTCCGCATGGAAATGATGGGGGCAACCGTTCATGCGGTTGAAACCGGGACTAAGACCTTGAAAGATGCCGTTGATGCTGCGTTTGGAGCATGGATGGCGGATCTGGATGCCTTTTACGTTTTGGGTTCTGCTGTTGGCCCTCACCCTTACCCAACCATTGTGCATGAATTCCAAAAGGTGATCAGTGAAGAATCTAAACGTCAAATCTTGGAAAAAGAAGGCCGTTTGCCGGATTATGTGATTGCCTGTGTCGGTGGTGGCTCCAATGCCATCGGTGCCTTTTCTGAATATGTTGCAGAAGAGGAAGTCGGATTGATTGGGGTAGAAGCAGCTGGTCATGGCTTGGACACCGATCAACACGCAGCGACCATGACCAAAGGGACTATTGGTGTGGTTGATGGTATGAAGACTTATGCAGTCTTTGGCGAAGATGGAAAAGTAGCGCCAGTTTACTCGATCTCTGCTGGTTTGGACTACCCAGGGGTTGGCCCAGAGCATGCTTTCTTTAAAGATTCTGGTCGTGTCGAATATGTAGCAGCGACAGATGATGAAGCAGTAGAAGCTCTTCTTCTTCTCAGTAAGACAGAAGGGATCCTCCCAGCCATTGAAAGCTCACACGCGATTGCAGAAGCGGTCAAACGTGCTCCACAATTGGATAAAGACAAGATCATTATCATCAATGTTTCCGGACGTGGGGATAAGGACGTGGCTGCTATCGCCGATTATCTAGAAGCGAAGACTGCAAAATAA
- a CDS encoding prepilin peptidase: MINFYFFTIGTCIASFLGLVVDRFPNQSILAPRSHCDHCQHVLGVWDLIPIISQLLHRFRCHYCHQPYPFWYCLFEVWSGLLFLACANGFLSLPHLLTLLGAAVLAIYDLRFMEYPLVIWCCLHALVLFLSGSNLLMLVFLLLAIGAHFFFIGMGAGDFLLLATFSLSFSSTKILFLIQIASLLGILVFALKKERDRIPFVPCLFLSYHALLLYTIFCR; the protein is encoded by the coding sequence ATGATCAACTTTTATTTTTTTACCATCGGTACTTGTATCGCCTCTTTTTTGGGGCTCGTTGTCGACCGTTTCCCAAACCAATCTATTCTCGCTCCTCGCAGTCATTGTGATCACTGCCAGCACGTCCTTGGCGTTTGGGATCTCATCCCCATTATCTCGCAACTACTCCATCGTTTTCGCTGCCACTATTGTCATCAGCCCTACCCATTTTGGTACTGCCTTTTTGAGGTCTGGAGTGGCCTGCTCTTTTTGGCCTGTGCCAATGGTTTTCTTTCTCTGCCTCACCTTCTAACACTACTGGGAGCAGCCGTTTTAGCCATCTATGACCTTCGCTTTATGGAATACCCCTTGGTCATCTGGTGCTGTCTTCATGCCCTGGTCCTCTTTTTATCCGGTAGTAATCTCCTCATGCTGGTCTTTTTACTCCTTGCGATCGGAGCTCATTTTTTCTTTATCGGAATGGGAGCAGGAGATTTTCTCTTACTCGCCACCTTTTCGCTAAGCTTTTCTTCCACCAAGATTCTCTTTCTCATTCAGATCGCATCCCTCTTAGGGATTCTCGTCTTTGCTCTCAAAAAAGAAAGAGACCGGATTCCCTTTGTTCCCTGTCTCTTTCTCAGTTATCACGCTTTACTGCTTTATACGATATTTTGCAGATAA
- a CDS encoding YqgQ family protein: MKNLYDVQQFLKRFGIIIYVGKRLYDIELMKIELQRLYDAGLMERLDYLEADTVLRREHKQELEFLKKSEVE; the protein is encoded by the coding sequence ATGAAAAACCTGTATGATGTTCAACAATTTTTAAAACGTTTTGGAATCATCATTTACGTAGGGAAGCGCCTCTATGACATCGAATTGATGAAAATTGAGCTTCAACGTCTTTATGATGCAGGCCTGATGGAGCGGCTCGATTATTTAGAAGCCGATACCGTTTTAAGAAGAGAACACAAGCAAGAATTAGAATTTTTGAAAAAGAGTGAGGTAGAGTAA
- a CDS encoding rhodanese-like domain-containing protein produces MGNIIVWLAILGVFGWMAFNYFRIRKAAKFVDNATFEELIRQGQLIDLREPAEFHAKHILGARNIPSTQLKLSLAALRKDKPILLYENSRSSRVTNAALFLKKKGYTDIYVLSYGLDSWNGKVKKDA; encoded by the coding sequence ATGGGAAATATCATTGTTTGGTTGGCTATTTTAGGAGTATTTGGATGGATGGCATTTAATTATTTCCGCATCCGTAAAGCTGCTAAATTTGTGGACAATGCTACTTTTGAAGAGCTGATTCGTCAAGGGCAGTTGATTGACTTGCGAGAGCCAGCTGAGTTTCATGCCAAGCATATTTTAGGAGCACGCAACATTCCTTCTACTCAGTTGAAATTGAGTCTTGCAGCCTTGCGCAAAGACAAACCAATTTTGCTCTATGAGAATAGCCGTAGTTCGCGTGTAACCAATGCGGCTCTCTTTCTCAAGAAAAAAGGTTATACAGACATTTATGTCTTGTCTTATGGTCTTGATTCTTGGAATGGGAAAGTGAAAAAAGACGCTTAA
- a CDS encoding 16S rRNA pseudouridine(516) synthase — protein MRLDQLMANHQYTRKDIKQLLARRQILVDHLPAQKLSQNIDPGLQQIQIGERIIQEPRHHYYMLHKPIGAVTAKRDAHHPTVIDLVDPQQEYPDLYPLGRLDRDTSGLLLLTDNGPLGFQLLHPQYHVEKVYEVEVNGPLYAAHIEQFQNGISFTDGPICKPASLTILESTPSYSKAQVRISEGKYHQVKKMFLAIGVKVMTLKRLSFGPFTLDPQLAPGESRPLNEVELTWVKDFLEKTR, from the coding sequence ATGAGATTAGATCAATTGATGGCAAACCATCAGTACACTCGCAAAGACATCAAACAACTTCTGGCCCGAAGGCAAATCTTGGTCGATCACCTACCAGCTCAAAAGCTATCCCAAAACATCGACCCTGGACTCCAACAGATTCAAATCGGGGAACGAATCATTCAAGAACCGCGTCACCACTACTACATGCTCCATAAACCAATCGGGGCTGTTACCGCTAAAAGAGACGCCCACCATCCAACGGTGATCGATCTAGTGGACCCTCAGCAAGAGTACCCAGATCTCTATCCGCTTGGTCGCCTCGATCGCGATACCAGTGGTTTGCTCCTCCTCACAGATAATGGTCCCTTAGGCTTTCAACTGCTCCATCCTCAATACCATGTGGAGAAGGTCTATGAGGTAGAAGTCAATGGCCCGCTTTATGCAGCCCACATCGAGCAATTTCAGAATGGGATTTCATTCACGGACGGCCCTATCTGTAAGCCTGCCTCCTTGACCATTCTAGAAAGTACCCCCAGCTACAGCAAGGCCCAGGTCCGAATCTCAGAAGGAAAATACCACCAAGTGAAAAAGATGTTTTTGGCCATCGGAGTCAAAGTAATGACCTTAAAACGCTTGTCTTTTGGTCCCTTCACTTTGGATCCTCAGTTAGCACCTGGCGAAAGCCGGCCTTTGAATGAGGTAGAGCTCACATGGGTCAAAGATTTCCTTGAAAAAACAAGATAA